Proteins encoded within one genomic window of Hahella chejuensis KCTC 2396:
- a CDS encoding toxic anion resistance protein, with translation MSNLILTEKEKIEKQVIAETSKSEEVDPKLQAQADELVEKLVGIDLRNLDQRDAQARAVANLGETVTRNMAQQSAMLKQPMANLLRDAQDGGPVAQGLLTLQEQVTDINPNRVDFNMGGFRRLLSMIPGVGTPLARWFARYQSVEGVIQDIVATLKDGKSQLERDNVTLRNDQKRMRELTFLLQDYIKLGQLLDRQLTSQVERQEDEEKRKFLEEEVLFPLRQRIIDLQQMLAVNQQGVLSTEVIIRNNQELVRGVDRACNVTVTALSTASTLALALQAQKKVLKGVQAVTQTTNDLIAETASTLRTQGVEIQKQASQAQLDINTLKKAFTDVQAALEELSSFRRNALPKMAQSIVDMDDLSGKMEKSIQKMEGAEEARVSLEDAIEIIDINKE, from the coding sequence GTGAGCAATTTAATCCTGACCGAGAAAGAAAAAATTGAGAAGCAGGTCATTGCGGAAACCTCCAAATCTGAAGAGGTTGATCCCAAGCTGCAAGCGCAGGCTGACGAGCTGGTGGAGAAACTGGTCGGCATCGATCTCCGCAATCTGGACCAGCGTGACGCCCAGGCCCGGGCCGTGGCCAATCTGGGTGAAACTGTGACGCGTAATATGGCGCAGCAAAGCGCGATGTTGAAACAGCCCATGGCCAATCTATTGCGCGACGCCCAGGATGGCGGTCCGGTGGCGCAAGGTCTGTTGACGTTGCAGGAGCAGGTGACGGACATCAACCCGAACCGGGTTGATTTCAATATGGGCGGTTTTCGTCGCCTTCTATCGATGATACCAGGCGTGGGCACGCCTCTGGCGCGCTGGTTTGCTCGCTATCAAAGCGTTGAAGGCGTCATTCAGGACATTGTGGCGACGCTGAAAGACGGCAAGTCGCAGCTGGAGCGGGATAACGTCACCTTGCGCAACGATCAGAAGCGTATGCGCGAACTGACCTTCCTGCTGCAGGATTACATCAAGCTGGGGCAGTTGCTGGACAGACAGCTGACTTCTCAGGTGGAGCGTCAGGAAGACGAGGAGAAACGCAAGTTTCTGGAAGAGGAAGTACTGTTCCCGTTGCGCCAGCGCATTATCGACCTGCAGCAAATGCTGGCGGTGAACCAGCAAGGCGTGCTGTCCACTGAAGTCATCATTCGCAACAACCAGGAGCTGGTGCGCGGCGTTGATCGCGCCTGCAACGTCACAGTGACCGCATTGTCCACGGCTTCGACGCTGGCGTTGGCGCTACAGGCGCAGAAGAAGGTGCTGAAAGGCGTGCAGGCGGTGACTCAAACCACCAACGATCTGATCGCGGAAACCGCCAGCACGTTGCGCACTCAGGGGGTGGAGATTCAAAAGCAGGCGTCTCAGGCGCAGCTGGACATCAATACATTGAAGAAAGCCTTTACCGACGTGCAGGCGGCGCTGGAAGAACTCAGCAGTTTCCGTCGCAACGCTTTGCCCAAGATGGCGCAATCCATTGTGGATATGGATGATCTGAGCGGCAAAATGGAGAAATCCATCCAGAAAATGGAAGGGGCTGAGGAAGCCCGCGTTTCTCTGGAAGACGCCATTGAAATTATCGATATCAATAAAGAATAA